The DNA sequence TCATGTGTTAATTATTTTAAATGAAGAAGGACTTCTTGATGAGATGAAAAATAATATTAAGCAATTATCTCGTGAATATTCTGCAAAAACAATTGTTGAGGATGTGTTAAAAGATAGTGATGAATATTACAAGCAGTAGTTATAAAGTGTTAAAATTAACACACTTAAAAGCTCAAGATTATGAAGTAGCGATTCAAACACCGAATCAACATGTTGTTTTATTGCCTGTTCATGAGGAATTAGTTTTAAAGTTCCGTCTGGTTGAAGGTAAAGAATTAGATGAATGTCAAATTACAGAACTAAATGGAAAGCTAGATTTAGGGCGTGCTTATCAATATGCTCTAAATTTATTATCTCGAAAATCTTATACGACAGCACAAATTTATGAGAAACTAGAGGCTAAAGAGTATGAGATTGAAATTATCCAAGAAGTTTTAAAACGTTTAGTTGATGTGGGATTATTGAATGATGAACAATATACCAGTTCTTATATTAATCATCAGGTGATTATGGGAAAGAAAGGTCCTAATAAAGTCAAACAAGAATTGTTACAAAAAGGAATTTCTGATCGTTTGATTAATCAATACATGCCAGTTTATGAAGAAGAAATACAGATTGAGCATGCAACAAAACTTGCTAATCAGGTCGTTCGTATGAATACAAAATACGGGCCTCACTTTATTAAACAAAAGATTTGTCAACATTTAATGACCAAAGGATTTAATCGATCTGTCATTGACAAGGCAATTGAAAATATTAAACTTGTAGAAGATAGTGAGGAAGAGAACCCAATTTTGGTTAAGGAAATTGAAAAACTTTATCGTAAGCATCACCGTCTTATGGGATATGAGAAAAAGACAAAAGTGGTTCAGTCGCTAATGCGAAAGGGATTTAGCTACGATGATATTTCAACTGTTTATGAACGTATTTGTGAAGAGTTAGAAGATGAATAATAAGAGAGGGGGCTCTTTAGGGCCTCTTTTCAATTCGATAGAAGGAGAATTTTTAATGTCACAACCAATCTATTTGAAAGTTAAGCAATTAATTGAAGACGATATTAAACAGCTAGTTCCTAATGCAATGATTCAATCAGAACGAGATTTAGCTATTAAATATGAAGTATCTCGAATGACAGCTAGAAAAGCTATTGAAGCACTAATAAGAGAAGGTAAATTATATCGTAAGGATAAGGTTGGAACTTTTGTAGCTGATGATAAGCTACATGAACCGGTTGCAGAGTTAGTTGGATTCACTTCAGAAATTAGTAGTAAAGGGATGCGGCCTCATACAAAGGTTGTGAATTATGAAATTATTGAAGCTGACGAACGGATAGCTAAGCATCTAGAAATTAAAGTGAATGATCGTGTTCATAGTTTATTAAGGCTGCGAATGGCAGATGATAGACCAATGACGCTTGAGCATACTTATATTCCATTATCGGTTGTGAAAGAATTACCAGAGTCAGTGATTCATAGTTCAATTTATGCGTTTCTGGATCAAGAATTGAATGTTAAAATTGCTTCTGGTTCTCAGATGGTTTCGGCTATCAAAGCAGATGAACAGGTATCGGAATTATTAGAACTGCCATTGCATGATCCACTCATTTATTTAGAGTTAACGTCTATTTTAATGAATGGCCAAGTGCTTGAATTTGTTGAGACTTATGCAAATCCTCAAAATTACAAGGTCATGATTCACTCACGTCGAAAATGGTAATAATAAGAAAAAAATCAATATCAGAGTTGACAAATATATGACTAAGAGCTAAAATGACACTGTAAATTGAATTCATTTAATAAATCTTCGAGGCAGGGTGTAAGTCCCTACCGGCGGTATAGCCCGCAAGCCGTATGGTTGATCTGGTTAAATTCCAGAGCCGACAGTTATAGTCTGGATGGGAGAAGATTCGTTTTTGATATACTCTTTTTTAGATATATCTCACGAAGATTTATTAACGTGAGATCTTTTTGCATTTCACAAAAAGTTTTTATTTACAAAAATATCTTAATTTAGGAGGAGAGTATATGAATAACTCTAAAAATTTATTAAGTAACACAAAAAGTCTTGTTTTATTAGGAGTTTTTATTGCGTTAGGGGCTATTTTAATGTTAATTGAAATCCCTTATCCACCCGTTCCATTTTTAAAATTTGATTTAAGTGAGTTAATTGTTTTATTAACAGTTGAGGTATTTGGGTTAGTTCCGGCTATTATTGTCGCGGCTGCTAAATCAATTGTAAATATTATGTTAGGAATGAGTGCAACACCTATGCATATTGGATCCATTACAGCATTCATTGCCTCAACAACAATGGCTTGTTTATACGTACTTGTAAAAAAATATCTTTCTGGAACTACAGTCGTAAACAAATCATTACGTTTTTTATTAGTGATTACTGGATTTTCTTCTATTTTAACACTTTGTAACTACTTATTTATTACACCAATTTACTTCGGTGGATTATGGTTTACAGATGTAATTGGTTGGGTAACGCTAGAATCATTTATTCCAGGATTACCATTTGATTTAGGATATGGAGCGGCGATTGCATTTGTTTATCTCCCATTCAATGCAATTAAAGGATTACTTGTTTTAGGTATATATGAAATGATTGCACCGCGCTTATTAGTCGCACTTCAAAAGATTTTAAAAAACCTGAAATTATCACCAGTGGTGTCAGAATAAAACAAATTATGATGTAATTTAGGGAGGAGGTGTTTACCTCCTCTTTTTTTGATATAATGAATGATATAAGAAATAGTAAAGTTTTCACATAGCATAAAGTTATTATTGCTACAGATAGCTTATATGTCTAACGTTTAAATTCTTGAACTTTTTCGTAGTTGATGTAAATTATTTATCAAATTTTATATAGAGACTAATAAAAATCGAAGGGGAATCAGATGAAAAAGATTATATATGTTATTTTATTTATCTTAGTATCTATCGGTTTATATCGCCATGTAAATGAATTGACATTAGGTTCAGAAAAAGTGTTACATGTATGGGTGAGCAGTGAAGAATACGAAGTGTTAAAAGATTTGAATCCAAGATTTGAATCAATGTACGATGTAGATGTACAGATGAAAATTGTCACATCTGAACAAGTTCTCTCTACACTTCCTTTGTATATTACTTCATCTGAATCCCCTGATATTATTACAGCTTCCCACACATTGATTTCGGATTTAGTTGCGATGAATGCCATTAGTCCAATTAGTGAAGTGTTTGAAACATTCAATATACTACCCACTGTTAAATCAGGATTTAAGGTAAAAGGTGAGTACTATGGGATTCCATATAATGCTCAAACAGATATTCTATTTTATAATAAAGAAATATTTGAAGATGGTATTAGCTCCTTTGCTCAATTAAATGATTATACCGATGTATCTTTAGCGATTGATTATCAGAGTATTTATCATATTAATCCATTTATTACTGGATTTGGAGGATACACGGTTGGGATTGATAATTTTGGTGATACAAATTTTTATGATATTGGACTAAACAAGGAAGAATCGATACAAGGGCTAACCGCTATGCTTCATTTGCTTGATAAGAAACTCCTTTACAATGATGAGTTTGATGTATATCAGTCATTTATTAATCATATAACTGATTTAATGATCGCTCCAGCATCTTTAATTCCGTCCTTAGAGACGGTTTATCCCAACTTAGGATATCAAGCGATTCCGAACTTTGTGGAGGAAATTTTGCCGTATACTTATATGAGGATTGATACGTATCAAGTGACACGTTTGAGTCAAGATAAAGAGTTAGCTATTGAGTACTTAAAATTCTTGTTAACTGATGAGGTTGCAGCAGCTCGTTATGAAATGAATCGTGCAATTGCCCCTGTAGATTATGAGAATTTGATTTCACAGGATGCTTATTATACGGTGATAAAAAAACAATTACACCGTTCAGTGCCTCTTCCGAATCTAGTTGAATTTAGTTATGTTTATTTACCATTTCAGCAAGCTGCACAACAATTTTTAATGATGCCTGATCGGATTCAATCCATTATGGATGAGGCTGTTGGTTGTATTAATGATGAATTAGAAAGTGTCATTCAATAAAGAGTAGGATTAAATATTCCTGCTTTTTTTATTTAAATAGGTAATCGGTTTTAGGAAGTTGTTCATTGTGTTTCTAGGTAAGGGTAGATATAATAAGAGTATGACTTGAAGCGCTTTAATTAGTGTTATGAAAAGGGGGATATATTTATGGAGAAAAAATGGTGGCATCGTTCAGTCGTGTATCAGATTTATCCAAGAAGTTTTAAAGATACGAGTGGAAATGGTGTAGGAGATTTAAGAGGAATTATTGAAAAATTAGATTATTTAAAAGAGCTTGGGATTGATGTGATTTGGCTATCCCCCGTTTATAAATCACCGATGGATGATAATGGGTACGATATTTCTGATTATCAAGATATCGCACCGGAGTTCGGAACGATGGCAGATATGGATGAATTAATTGAAGAAGCAAATGCTCGTGGGATTCGCTTGGTGATGGATTTAGTTGTTAATCATACAAGTGATGAACATCCTTGGTTTTTAGAGGCAAAAAAATCAAAAGATAATCCATATCGTGATTATTATATTTGGCGTGATCCTGCAGAAGATGGTGGAGTACCAAACGATTTAGGCTCAACGTTCTCAGGGCCAGCCTGGGAATATGACGAGACAACTGGTCAGTATTATTTCCATTTATTTAGTAAACGTCAACCAGATTTAAACTGGGAAAATCCAAAAGTACGAGAAGAAGTTCATCAAATGATGAATTTTTGGCTTGAAAAGGGCATTGGTGGCTTCCGTATGGATGTAATCGATTTAATTGGAAAAGAGGTTGATCGTAAGATTACAGGAAATGGTCCACAACTTCATCCATTTTTACAAGAGATGAATCATAAGTCTTTTGGAAATTATGATGTATTAACTGTTGGTGAAACATGGGGAGCAACCCCTGAAATTGCCAAATTATACTCTGATCCAAAACGTCATGAGTTATCGATGGTTTTCCAATTTGAACATGCCTCTATTGACTGGGATCCACAAGAAGGAAAATGGCGTCCAACAACATTTGATTTTATCAAATTTAAAGAAATTATGAGTAAATGGCAAACATCGTTGAATGGTGAAGGTTGGAATTCATTGTTTTGGAATAATCACGATTTACCACGTATTGTTTCTCGTTGGGGAAATGATAAAGAATATCGTGTGGAAACCGCTAAAATGTTTGCCTCAATCTTACATTTAATGCAAGGAACGCCTTATATTTATCAAGGTGAAGAAATTGGGATGACGAATGTTCATTTCGAATCACTTGATCAATATAACGATATTGAGACATTACAATTTTATCGAGATAATTTGAAAAAAGGTTATACACATGAGCAGATGATGGATGCTATTTGGAAAAATGGCCGTGATAATGCGCGTACACCAATGCAATGGGATGGATCAGAACATGCCGGATTTACAACAGGTCAACCTTGGCTACAAGTTAATCCAAACTATGAATCAATTAATGTATCTAATGCATTAGATAATAAAGATTCTATTTTCTATCATTATAAGAAATTAATTGATTTACGAAAAAATAGTGAATATAGTGATACGATTATTTATGGAGAATATAAGTTATTACTACCAGATGATGAGCAAATTTTTGCTTATATTCGTGAAGATGAGAACTATAAATTATTATTAGTGGCAAACTTCAGTGAAGAAGAGGTAACAAGAGCTATTGAAGGAGAAGTGAATCAAGTGATTCTGTCAAATTATGATGCAACAGATTATAATCTTTCATCTCTTAAATTACGACCTTATGAAACAGTAATCTTTGAATTAAAAAAATAATGACTAAAAGGCACCGTTTTTGTTGAAGCGGTGCCTTTTTTTTGCAATGAGTCAAAAAACAACAATTGGAAGCGGATACAAAAAGTAAAATAAAAAATATGAAGAATTCGGAACATTTTTATGGAAAAAAGGTATAAAATCTGATAAAATCATTCGTTTATGCTTATTTTGGGAACAAATTCTCTTTTAGGACACATTTTGGACATAATTATATGGAACAATTAAAGTAAGAACAGAGAGAATGATATAAAGTAAAACAAATTTATAGATTCTAAACAGTCACCAAGACTAGAAAGCTACTT is a window from the Turicibacter bilis genome containing:
- a CDS encoding RecX family transcriptional regulator; amino-acid sequence: MNITSSSYKVLKLTHLKAQDYEVAIQTPNQHVVLLPVHEELVLKFRLVEGKELDECQITELNGKLDLGRAYQYALNLLSRKSYTTAQIYEKLEAKEYEIEIIQEVLKRLVDVGLLNDEQYTSSYINHQVIMGKKGPNKVKQELLQKGISDRLINQYMPVYEEEIQIEHATKLANQVVRMNTKYGPHFIKQKICQHLMTKGFNRSVIDKAIENIKLVEDSEEENPILVKEIEKLYRKHHRLMGYEKKTKVVQSLMRKGFSYDDISTVYERICEELEDE
- a CDS encoding GntR family transcriptional regulator codes for the protein MSQPIYLKVKQLIEDDIKQLVPNAMIQSERDLAIKYEVSRMTARKAIEALIREGKLYRKDKVGTFVADDKLHEPVAELVGFTSEISSKGMRPHTKVVNYEIIEADERIAKHLEIKVNDRVHSLLRLRMADDRPMTLEHTYIPLSVVKELPESVIHSSIYAFLDQELNVKIASGSQMVSAIKADEQVSELLELPLHDPLIYLELTSILMNGQVLEFVETYANPQNYKVMIHSRRKW
- a CDS encoding ECF transporter S component translates to MNNSKNLLSNTKSLVLLGVFIALGAILMLIEIPYPPVPFLKFDLSELIVLLTVEVFGLVPAIIVAAAKSIVNIMLGMSATPMHIGSITAFIASTTMACLYVLVKKYLSGTTVVNKSLRFLLVITGFSSILTLCNYLFITPIYFGGLWFTDVIGWVTLESFIPGLPFDLGYGAAIAFVYLPFNAIKGLLVLGIYEMIAPRLLVALQKILKNLKLSPVVSE
- a CDS encoding sugar ABC transporter substrate-binding protein; the encoded protein is MKKIIYVILFILVSIGLYRHVNELTLGSEKVLHVWVSSEEYEVLKDLNPRFESMYDVDVQMKIVTSEQVLSTLPLYITSSESPDIITASHTLISDLVAMNAISPISEVFETFNILPTVKSGFKVKGEYYGIPYNAQTDILFYNKEIFEDGISSFAQLNDYTDVSLAIDYQSIYHINPFITGFGGYTVGIDNFGDTNFYDIGLNKEESIQGLTAMLHLLDKKLLYNDEFDVYQSFINHITDLMIAPASLIPSLETVYPNLGYQAIPNFVEEILPYTYMRIDTYQVTRLSQDKELAIEYLKFLLTDEVAAARYEMNRAIAPVDYENLISQDAYYTVIKKQLHRSVPLPNLVEFSYVYLPFQQAAQQFLMMPDRIQSIMDEAVGCINDELESVIQ
- a CDS encoding glycoside hydrolase family 13 protein, whose protein sequence is MEKKWWHRSVVYQIYPRSFKDTSGNGVGDLRGIIEKLDYLKELGIDVIWLSPVYKSPMDDNGYDISDYQDIAPEFGTMADMDELIEEANARGIRLVMDLVVNHTSDEHPWFLEAKKSKDNPYRDYYIWRDPAEDGGVPNDLGSTFSGPAWEYDETTGQYYFHLFSKRQPDLNWENPKVREEVHQMMNFWLEKGIGGFRMDVIDLIGKEVDRKITGNGPQLHPFLQEMNHKSFGNYDVLTVGETWGATPEIAKLYSDPKRHELSMVFQFEHASIDWDPQEGKWRPTTFDFIKFKEIMSKWQTSLNGEGWNSLFWNNHDLPRIVSRWGNDKEYRVETAKMFASILHLMQGTPYIYQGEEIGMTNVHFESLDQYNDIETLQFYRDNLKKGYTHEQMMDAIWKNGRDNARTPMQWDGSEHAGFTTGQPWLQVNPNYESINVSNALDNKDSIFYHYKKLIDLRKNSEYSDTIIYGEYKLLLPDDEQIFAYIREDENYKLLLVANFSEEEVTRAIEGEVNQVILSNYDATDYNLSSLKLRPYETVIFELKK